One stretch of Halobaculum marinum DNA includes these proteins:
- the gcvPA gene encoding aminomethyl-transferring glycine dehydrogenase subunit GcvPA, protein MSGRTSGPTGSPFAPHTADETAAMLDALGVDEEADLFDIPAEVAFDGEFGIPQRDERTVRADLAETFARNDDLTEFLGRGHYSHYVPAVVDDLSSRSEFLTSYTQYQPEITQGFLQALFEYQSMLVELTGLPIANCSMYDAATGLAEAALLAERVRSTSGATVLVPEALRDGKRGTLDNYVDGSDLTVETYPYADNTVDLDALADLVDDDTVFVYAETPTVTGAIEPALAAVGDLAHENDALFCVGSDPVALSLLQEPASVGADVVVGEAGALGLPASYGMGLGLFACKEEFLRQVPGRLVGKSEDADDRRAFTLTLQTREQHIRKERATSNICTNQAWVALRAAMHAASLGPEGLVALAEDCVRNAESLAADLDTVDGVTAPLDSHHHFREFTVGVADAPRVAVDLRDHGFAVHVLDDETLQVCVTDLNADEADDLVAAFAEVIQ, encoded by the coding sequence ATGAGCGGACGGACGAGCGGGCCGACCGGCTCTCCCTTCGCCCCCCACACCGCCGACGAGACGGCGGCGATGCTCGACGCGCTCGGCGTCGACGAGGAGGCAGACCTGTTCGACATCCCAGCGGAGGTCGCCTTCGACGGCGAGTTCGGCATCCCCCAGCGCGACGAGCGGACGGTCCGCGCGGATCTGGCCGAGACGTTCGCGCGCAACGACGACCTCACCGAGTTCCTCGGTCGGGGCCACTACTCGCACTACGTCCCCGCCGTGGTCGACGACCTCTCCTCGCGATCGGAGTTCCTCACCAGCTACACCCAGTACCAGCCCGAGATCACACAGGGGTTCCTCCAGGCGCTGTTCGAGTACCAGTCGATGCTGGTGGAGCTGACGGGCCTCCCCATCGCCAACTGCTCGATGTACGACGCCGCGACCGGCCTCGCCGAGGCCGCCCTCCTCGCCGAGCGCGTCCGGAGCACGTCCGGGGCGACGGTGCTCGTGCCCGAGGCCCTCCGCGACGGCAAGCGCGGCACGCTCGACAACTACGTCGACGGCTCGGACCTGACGGTCGAGACGTACCCGTACGCGGACAACACGGTCGACCTCGACGCGCTCGCGGACCTCGTCGACGACGACACCGTGTTCGTGTACGCGGAGACGCCGACGGTGACGGGCGCCATCGAACCCGCGCTGGCCGCGGTCGGCGACCTCGCACACGAGAACGACGCGCTCTTTTGCGTCGGATCGGACCCGGTCGCCCTCTCGCTGCTGCAGGAGCCAGCCTCGGTCGGCGCCGACGTGGTCGTCGGCGAGGCCGGCGCGCTCGGCCTGCCCGCGAGCTACGGGATGGGCCTGGGCCTGTTCGCCTGTAAGGAGGAGTTCCTCCGACAGGTGCCGGGTCGCCTCGTCGGCAAGAGCGAGGACGCCGACGACCGCCGGGCGTTCACGCTCACGCTCCAGACGCGCGAACAGCACATCCGCAAGGAGCGCGCCACCTCCAACATCTGCACCAACCAGGCGTGGGTCGCGCTCCGGGCGGCGATGCACGCCGCCTCGCTCGGCCCGGAGGGCCTCGTCGCGCTGGCGGAAGACTGCGTCCGAAACGCCGAGTCGCTGGCGGCGGACCTGGACACCGTCGACGGCGTGACGGCGCCGCTCGACTCCCACCACCACTTCCGGGAGTTCACCGTCGGCGTCGCCGACGCCCCCCGCGTCGCCGTCGACCTGCGTGACCACGGCTTCGCGGTCCACGTCCTCGACGACGAGACGCTGCAGGTGTGCGTGACTGATCTGAACGCCGACGAAGCAGACGACTTGGTCGCGGCGTTCGCCGAGGTGATTCAATGA
- the gcvH gene encoding glycine cleavage system protein GcvH: protein MSFDVPEGLHYRESHEWIDPETGRVGITDFAQDELGDVVFVELPNEGDALDADAEFGVIESIKAVSDLYAPVSGEVTAVNEALFDAPELVNDDPFGEGWMLELDLDEGDLEDLLTAEEYADQIA from the coding sequence ATGAGCTTCGACGTACCCGAGGGCCTGCACTACCGCGAGTCGCACGAGTGGATCGACCCCGAAACGGGGCGGGTCGGCATCACCGACTTCGCGCAGGACGAACTCGGCGACGTGGTGTTCGTGGAACTCCCCAACGAGGGCGACGCGCTCGACGCCGACGCCGAGTTCGGCGTCATCGAGTCGATCAAGGCCGTCTCGGACCTGTACGCCCCCGTCTCCGGTGAGGTGACCGCCGTGAACGAGGCGCTGTTCGACGCGCCCGAACTCGTCAACGACGACCCGTTCGGCGAGGGCTGGATGCTCGAACTCGACCTGGACGAGGGCGACCTCGAGGACCTCCTCACCGCCGAGGAGTACGCCGACCAGATCGCGTAG
- the gcvT gene encoding glycine cleavage system aminomethyltransferase GcvT — MTLRKPPLREVHAERGAKFTEFGGWDMPVEFDSIRTEHTAVREAAGIFDVSHMGEIEVAGPDATTLMQRLTSNDVTELAVGDAQYAAITREDGVMIDDTVVYRLPDESTADGDGDDADDANTVPAYLFIPNAGHDTETHDRWVDHRDEWDLDCEVRNVTEDWAMFAVQGPEAPDLVADAVDADGPDVRDLSRFSATFAPFAGAECWVARTGYTGEDGFEILCPWEAAEDVWALFADDAAPCGLGARDTLRMEKGFLLSGQDFHPEDEPRTPYEADIGFVVDLDTEFVGRDALAEQAETGVEETFVGIELLDRGVPRHGYDVTDENGHVVGVVTSGTMSPTLDKPIALGYLPVGFTDPGTEVNVVVRAREKRAKVVTVPFE, encoded by the coding sequence ATGACGCTCCGGAAGCCGCCCCTCCGCGAGGTACACGCCGAGCGCGGCGCCAAGTTCACCGAGTTCGGCGGGTGGGACATGCCGGTCGAGTTCGACTCCATCCGCACCGAACACACGGCGGTGCGCGAGGCGGCTGGGATATTCGACGTCTCCCACATGGGCGAAATCGAGGTCGCGGGTCCCGACGCGACGACGCTCATGCAGCGCCTGACGAGCAACGACGTGACCGAGTTGGCCGTCGGTGACGCCCAGTACGCCGCCATCACCCGCGAGGACGGCGTCATGATCGACGACACGGTCGTCTACCGCCTCCCCGACGAGTCGACCGCAGACGGCGACGGCGACGACGCGGACGATGCCAACACGGTGCCGGCGTACCTGTTCATCCCGAACGCCGGCCACGACACCGAGACGCACGACCGGTGGGTCGACCACCGCGACGAGTGGGACCTCGACTGCGAGGTGCGCAACGTCACCGAGGACTGGGCGATGTTCGCCGTGCAGGGTCCCGAGGCGCCGGACCTCGTCGCCGACGCGGTCGACGCCGACGGACCGGACGTGCGCGACCTGTCGCGGTTCTCCGCGACGTTCGCACCGTTCGCCGGCGCCGAGTGTTGGGTCGCCCGGACCGGCTACACGGGCGAGGACGGGTTCGAGATTCTCTGTCCGTGGGAGGCCGCCGAGGACGTGTGGGCGCTGTTCGCCGACGACGCGGCGCCGTGCGGCCTCGGCGCTCGCGACACCCTGCGCATGGAGAAGGGCTTCCTCCTGTCGGGGCAGGACTTCCACCCCGAGGACGAGCCACGCACGCCGTACGAGGCGGACATCGGCTTCGTCGTCGACCTCGACACGGAGTTCGTCGGCCGCGACGCGCTCGCCGAGCAGGCCGAGACGGGCGTCGAGGAGACGTTCGTCGGGATCGAACTGCTCGACCGCGGCGTCCCGCGCCACGGTTACGACGTGACCGACGAGAACGGCCACGTCGTCGGCGTCGTCACGTCGGGGACGATGAGCCCCACCCTCGACAAGCCCATCGCGCTGGGCTACCTCCCGGTCGGCTTCACCGACCCGGGTACCGAGGTGAACGTCGTCGTCCGCGCGCGCGAGAAGCGCGCGAAGGTCGTGACGGTCCCGTTCGAGTAG
- a CDS encoding sensor histidine kinase, protein MLGTGVPTLLSLYVVAYAVAIGGCLLALRRAVAIDDDETRRGLVALVVSSGGWAVAQLAYLLAPTPTLQYALYLTGLIVGLTTIGGWLYFCSAYTGRAFHRNQTYRRAAVGAYLAVVAIKVTNPLHGFYFTAEVATTPFTHLAVQQGLAHWVVTGVSYSLVAVGFFMLFDQFLEADFDTRPLAALVGATALPVAFDVVEVATPSLLDLSMEPVGVAVFAVGTLYVFEDRFLSVQLSDGIDDSLIYLDEDDRVRETNDLARETFPELRGARGDPISTALPDVAAELDGGEGLLERSGAGGSRFFLVTTTEFVRARGTVGRLVMCSDVTDSERRRRELARQNDQLESFAAAMRHELFNTLQIVAGRVDLAGAELEGGDVDAARESLRTASRTADRMRRLVEDFAELARKGQTVEDTESVAFGSTVEDAWRSLGPDGLRLVREGDGQIDADPERLESLLASAFRFAAHNDASQVSVTLREDGLVVADDGEEYPELDPEAFFEYGGAVPDAEAGIALPNVRTLAEVHGWQATVDPDYAGGVKVVVSGACTDIEERSPGATLGEHGQATASVE, encoded by the coding sequence ATGCTCGGAACCGGCGTCCCGACACTCCTCTCGCTTTACGTGGTGGCCTACGCCGTCGCGATCGGTGGCTGTCTGCTCGCGCTCCGTCGGGCGGTCGCCATCGACGACGACGAGACGCGACGGGGACTCGTCGCGTTGGTGGTCTCCAGCGGCGGGTGGGCGGTCGCCCAGTTGGCGTACCTGCTCGCCCCGACGCCGACGCTCCAGTACGCGTTGTACCTCACCGGTCTGATCGTCGGCCTGACCACGATCGGAGGGTGGCTGTACTTCTGTTCGGCGTACACCGGGCGCGCGTTCCACCGGAACCAGACGTACCGCCGCGCGGCGGTCGGCGCGTACCTCGCCGTCGTCGCGATCAAGGTGACGAACCCCCTCCACGGCTTCTACTTCACCGCCGAGGTGGCGACCACGCCGTTCACCCACCTCGCCGTCCAGCAGGGCCTCGCCCACTGGGTGGTCACTGGGGTGTCGTACTCGCTCGTCGCGGTCGGCTTCTTCATGCTGTTCGACCAGTTCCTCGAGGCCGACTTCGACACGCGACCGCTGGCGGCGCTGGTCGGCGCGACCGCGCTGCCGGTCGCGTTCGACGTGGTCGAGGTCGCGACGCCGTCGCTGCTCGATCTCAGCATGGAACCCGTGGGCGTCGCGGTGTTCGCCGTCGGCACCCTGTACGTGTTCGAAGACCGGTTCCTCTCGGTCCAGTTGTCCGACGGGATCGACGACTCGTTGATCTACCTGGACGAGGACGACCGAGTGCGCGAGACGAACGACCTCGCTCGCGAGACGTTCCCCGAACTGCGGGGCGCCCGCGGCGACCCGATCTCGACTGCGCTGCCCGACGTGGCCGCCGAACTCGACGGCGGCGAGGGACTGCTCGAACGGTCGGGCGCGGGTGGCTCGCGCTTTTTCCTCGTGACGACGACCGAGTTCGTCCGCGCCCGTGGGACCGTCGGGCGCTTAGTGATGTGCAGCGACGTGACCGACTCCGAACGCCGGCGCCGAGAGTTGGCCCGGCAGAACGACCAACTGGAGTCGTTCGCCGCCGCCATGCGCCACGAACTGTTCAACACCCTCCAGATCGTCGCCGGGCGCGTCGACCTCGCCGGCGCCGAACTGGAGGGGGGCGACGTGGACGCGGCGCGTGAGTCGCTCCGCACGGCCTCGCGGACCGCCGACCGGATGCGGCGACTCGTCGAGGACTTCGCCGAACTCGCGCGCAAGGGGCAGACCGTCGAGGACACCGAGTCGGTCGCGTTCGGGTCGACCGTCGAGGACGCGTGGCGGTCCCTCGGCCCCGACGGGCTCCGACTGGTGCGCGAAGGCGACGGCCAGATCGACGCCGACCCCGAGCGCCTCGAGTCGTTGCTCGCCAGCGCGTTCCGCTTCGCCGCGCACAACGACGCCTCGCAGGTGAGCGTCACCCTCCGCGAGGACGGCCTCGTCGTCGCCGACGACGGCGAGGAGTACCCCGAACTGGACCCCGAGGCGTTCTTCGAGTACGGCGGCGCCGTTCCGGACGCAGAGGCCGGAATCGCGCTCCCCAACGTCCGCACGCTCGCGGAGGTCCACGGCTGGCAGGCGACGGTCGACCCCGACTACGCCGGGGGCGTCAAGGTCGTCGTCAGCGGCGCCTGCACCGACATCGAGGAGCGGTCGCCGGGCGCGACGCTCGGTGAGCACGGCCAAGCGACCGCGTCTGTCGAGTGA
- the gap gene encoding type I glyceraldehyde-3-phosphate dehydrogenase: MSKSYLAAGDDVDNPVRVGLNGFGRIGRNVFRAVLEDPRIELVGINDVMEGEEMRYLASYDSVMGRLDGISYDADARELSIGDTAVPVLDEQDPADLPWDNLDVDVALECTGVFRTKGDAEKHVEAGADVAVISAPPKGEEPVKQLVYGVNHEEEYEGESVVSNASCTTNSVTPVAKVLDEEFGIASGTLTTVHAYTGSQNLVDGPKAKTRRGRAAAENIVPTSTGAAQAATEILPQLQGKLDGMAMRVPVPNGSLTELVVDLEDSPSADEINAAFRDAADSGPLAGVLGYTDDEVVSRDIIGLPFSSYVDLRSTNVVGDDDEGVAKILTWYDNEYGFSNRLLDVAAYVDAY, from the coding sequence ATGAGTAAATCGTACCTCGCGGCGGGCGACGACGTCGACAATCCCGTCCGTGTGGGGCTCAACGGGTTCGGTCGGATCGGTCGCAACGTCTTCCGTGCGGTGTTGGAGGACCCCCGCATCGAACTCGTCGGCATCAACGACGTGATGGAGGGCGAGGAGATGCGCTACCTCGCGTCCTACGACTCGGTGATGGGTCGCCTCGACGGGATCAGCTACGACGCCGACGCGCGCGAGTTGTCCATCGGCGACACGGCGGTGCCGGTGCTCGACGAGCAGGACCCCGCCGACCTGCCGTGGGACAACCTCGACGTCGACGTGGCGTTGGAGTGTACCGGCGTGTTCCGCACGAAGGGCGACGCCGAGAAGCACGTGGAGGCAGGCGCCGACGTGGCCGTCATCTCCGCGCCGCCGAAGGGCGAGGAGCCGGTGAAACAGCTCGTGTACGGCGTCAACCACGAGGAGGAGTACGAGGGCGAGTCGGTCGTCTCGAACGCCTCCTGTACGACCAACTCCGTCACGCCGGTCGCGAAGGTGCTCGACGAGGAGTTCGGCATCGCCTCGGGCACCCTGACGACCGTCCACGCGTACACGGGGAGCCAGAACCTCGTCGACGGCCCGAAGGCGAAGACGCGCCGCGGGCGCGCCGCCGCCGAGAACATCGTCCCCACCTCGACGGGCGCCGCGCAGGCGGCCACCGAGATTCTCCCGCAACTGCAGGGGAAACTCGACGGGATGGCGATGCGCGTCCCGGTCCCGAACGGCTCGCTCACCGAACTCGTCGTGGACCTCGAGGACTCCCCGTCGGCAGACGAGATCAACGCGGCGTTCCGTGACGCGGCGGACTCGGGGCCGCTGGCGGGCGTGCTCGGCTACACCGACGACGAGGTCGTCAGCCGCGACATCATCGGCCTGCCGTTCTCCTCGTACGTCGACCTGCGCTCGACGAACGTCGTCGGCGACGACGACGAGGGCGTCGCGAAGATCCTGACGTGGTACGACAACGAGTACGGCTTCTCGAACCGCCTGCTCGACGTCGCCGCCTACGTCGACGCCTACTGA
- a CDS encoding Hsp20/alpha crystallin family protein: MRDNRDDPFGDIFEEIERMMSEMTGAATGAAAPGDAGFGDETHVSVYEEGETVRVVADLPGIDKGGIDLQCDGSTLTITAEGEHRRFDERVRLPTRVDEHSATATFNNGVLEVRLDALEPSADIDVE, translated from the coding sequence ATGCGTGACAACCGCGACGATCCGTTCGGCGATATCTTCGAGGAGATCGAACGGATGATGAGCGAAATGACCGGCGCTGCGACGGGTGCGGCCGCGCCCGGCGACGCCGGCTTCGGCGACGAGACCCACGTGTCGGTGTACGAGGAGGGTGAGACGGTGCGAGTCGTCGCCGACCTCCCGGGGATCGACAAGGGAGGGATCGACCTCCAGTGTGACGGGTCGACCCTGACGATCACCGCGGAGGGTGAGCACCGCCGCTTCGACGAGCGTGTTCGGCTCCCGACCCGCGTCGACGAGCACTCCGCGACGGCGACGTTCAACAACGGCGTCCTCGAAGTTCGCCTCGACGCCCTCGAACCGTCCGCCGACATCGACGTCGAGTAA
- a CDS encoding ATP-grasp domain-containing protein, with translation MPSPPTDPDLRLAVTTRAETFERLRERLAPHGIAVEHVQPDERVLRVDTADATGAGDATDEFDGFDAGWVYPSRLMEGAVLDTHLGVPWVNGRDATLASRNKAGTLAALSAAGLPVPETRLVSNPVDDEAVLAAADEVGYPVVVKPNSATRGVGVAKATDPDSLLGVTDYLDLVHDYRATGDKSFLLQEFLPGATDYRAMVVDGDYAGAVERRLPAGALAEGRWKHNVHRGAVAEGVALDDPARELAERAAEALDIPLLGVDLLETDGRLVISETNARPTVDEAHKYRDGFDADVAALVRRTARR, from the coding sequence ATGCCGTCGCCCCCCACCGACCCCGACCTCCGCCTCGCCGTGACGACGCGGGCGGAGACGTTCGAGCGCCTCCGCGAGCGACTCGCCCCGCACGGCATCGCCGTCGAGCACGTCCAACCCGACGAGCGCGTGCTCCGCGTCGACACCGCGGACGCGACCGGTGCGGGCGACGCGACCGACGAGTTCGACGGCTTCGACGCCGGGTGGGTGTACCCCTCGCGACTGATGGAGGGGGCGGTGCTCGACACGCACCTCGGCGTGCCGTGGGTGAACGGGCGCGATGCGACCCTCGCCTCGCGCAACAAGGCCGGCACGCTCGCGGCGCTGTCGGCCGCCGGCCTGCCGGTGCCGGAGACGCGACTAGTGTCGAACCCCGTCGACGACGAGGCGGTGCTCGCCGCCGCCGACGAGGTCGGTTACCCCGTCGTCGTCAAACCCAACTCCGCGACCCGCGGGGTGGGCGTCGCGAAGGCGACCGACCCAGACTCACTGCTCGGCGTCACCGACTACCTCGATTTGGTCCACGACTACCGCGCGACGGGCGACAAGTCGTTCCTCCTCCAGGAGTTCCTCCCGGGCGCGACCGACTACCGGGCGATGGTGGTCGACGGCGACTACGCGGGCGCCGTCGAGCGCCGACTCCCGGCGGGGGCGCTCGCCGAGGGCAGGTGGAAGCACAACGTCCACCGCGGCGCCGTCGCGGAGGGCGTCGCCCTCGACGACCCGGCGCGGGAACTGGCGGAACGGGCAGCCGAGGCGCTCGACATCCCCCTGCTCGGGGTCGACCTCCTCGAGACGGACGGTCGCCTCGTCATCTCGGAGACGAACGCCCGCCCGACGGTCGACGAGGCCCACAAGTACCGCGACGGCTTCGACGCCGACGTGGCGGCGCTGGTGCGGCGGACGGCCCGGCGGTAG
- a CDS encoding ester cyclase, producing MSNDAAAELIADFTQEIWNGGDLATLGDYVAADAVIHDIPENEELHGVDEFAEWIDDVRTIFPDFHVETDEVIVGEGRIVSRWTASGTDEGGLTDFGLEPSNERAEWSGTTVYAVEDGAVTEAWWYYDMLGILAQLGALPPEMTE from the coding sequence ATGTCCAACGATGCGGCAGCGGAACTGATAGCCGACTTCACGCAGGAGATCTGGAACGGTGGAGACCTCGCGACCCTCGGCGACTACGTCGCCGCGGACGCCGTGATCCACGATATCCCCGAGAACGAGGAACTCCACGGTGTCGACGAGTTCGCCGAGTGGATCGACGACGTCAGGACGATCTTCCCCGACTTCCACGTCGAGACCGACGAGGTGATCGTCGGCGAGGGTCGGATCGTCTCCCGGTGGACGGCGTCCGGCACCGACGAGGGCGGGCTCACGGATTTCGGGCTGGAACCCAGTAACGAACGCGCCGAGTGGTCCGGAACCACGGTGTACGCCGTCGAGGACGGCGCGGTCACCGAGGCGTGGTGGTACTACGACATGCTCGGGATTCTCGCGCAACTCGGCGCACTCCCGCCCGAGATGACCGAGTAG
- a CDS encoding HVO_0476 family zinc finger protein, with protein MSDSDVPSQVPVECPGCAEETPHEVLKPGGHATVQCTVCGHTHKVEVPEPTTVDVDVVVSQDGESYTATLEGEPDQLVEVGDEFIVETEQAIQQVRVTSIELEGDRRVEQSDIDHAATVWTRVVDNVSVNITVHPKDGRRDETRSLKVYVPGDYEFVVGQTVSFGDDEIEIEGVQVRDETADTYRHEKFDHDGDMVYAKDVKRVYARDTKTAAWSAW; from the coding sequence ATGAGCGATTCCGACGTTCCCTCGCAGGTGCCCGTGGAGTGCCCGGGCTGTGCCGAGGAGACGCCCCACGAGGTGCTGAAGCCCGGCGGTCACGCGACGGTGCAGTGTACGGTCTGCGGTCACACGCACAAAGTCGAGGTGCCCGAACCGACGACCGTCGACGTCGACGTGGTCGTCTCGCAGGACGGCGAGTCGTACACCGCGACGCTGGAGGGCGAGCCCGACCAGCTCGTCGAGGTCGGCGACGAGTTCATCGTCGAGACCGAACAGGCGATCCAACAGGTGCGCGTCACCTCCATCGAGTTGGAGGGCGACCGTCGCGTCGAGCAGTCCGACATCGACCACGCCGCGACCGTCTGGACGCGCGTCGTCGACAACGTCTCCGTCAACATCACCGTCCACCCGAAGGACGGGCGCCGCGACGAGACGCGCTCGCTGAAGGTGTACGTCCCCGGCGACTACGAGTTCGTCGTCGGGCAGACCGTCTCCTTCGGCGACGACGAGATCGAAATCGAGGGCGTGCAGGTGCGCGACGAGACCGCCGACACCTACCGCCACGAGAAATTCGACCACGACGGCGACATGGTGTACGCGAAGGACGTGAAGCGGGTGTACGCCCGCGACACCAAGACGGCCGCCTGGTCCGCCTGGTGA